From a single Fusobacterium sp. IOR10 genomic region:
- a CDS encoding ABC transporter substrate-binding protein: MKKYLLIIVFLISNIISLGEDSNIESIFMEEVRNKNEIKKELNIIQSTKIQTLDPIKMRDQYSERAVKLIYNTLFEIKDGKVIPWLVKDYKWEDERTLFIELKDGILFHNGSELSSNDVKFTFERFSEKGALKDTFEEIRNIKIIDNKRLIIKLEEGNSIFLEKLTYASSSIVKKTKKGITGSGRFYPVVFNNGQVVLKRYLNYFKGKSVIREVRFTHEINDKKKMTSLFDEGNDVAFDVSEKAFNEAKKEGIIPSDVLVRKNNLMESTVFRFGKQNENIYTRKNKKLIEKMINREEISELITGNKLNSANTYFPKDLFKAELSKTENNSSKKLVLKELKNSQLKKEINLMILNNMFDMAKIIKEEFQQYGIKVNILPHNLDSYSMKIKTGDYDIALYNMVYKDDYILLNIRNILLNDLKNVDLYNAIEPFLKIAMDEKDKGKRDQIFDKIVQLLYKELLYIPIIHEKLLVVGYNKLDKIYDVEK, from the coding sequence TTGAAGAAATATTTATTAATAATAGTATTTCTTATATCTAATATAATATCTTTAGGGGAAGACTCTAATATAGAAAGTATTTTTATGGAAGAAGTTAGGAATAAAAATGAGATTAAAAAGGAACTTAATATTATTCAGAGTACTAAAATTCAGACTTTAGATCCTATAAAAATGCGTGATCAATATTCAGAAAGAGCTGTAAAGTTGATTTATAACACATTATTTGAGATAAAAGATGGGAAAGTAATACCTTGGTTAGTTAAAGACTATAAATGGGAAGATGAGAGAACCTTATTTATAGAGCTAAAGGATGGTATATTGTTTCATAACGGGAGTGAATTATCTTCAAATGATGTAAAATTTACTTTTGAAAGGTTTTCTGAAAAAGGAGCTTTAAAGGATACTTTTGAAGAAATAAGAAACATAAAAATTATAGATAATAAAAGGTTAATAATAAAATTAGAAGAAGGAAACAGTATATTTTTAGAAAAATTAACATATGCCTCTAGCTCCATTGTTAAAAAAACAAAAAAAGGAATAACTGGAAGTGGTAGGTTCTATCCTGTTGTTTTTAATAATGGACAGGTTGTTTTAAAAAGATATTTAAATTATTTTAAAGGGAAATCAGTTATTAGAGAAGTGAGATTTACCCATGAAATTAATGATAAGAAAAAAATGACTTCACTTTTTGATGAGGGAAATGATGTGGCATTTGATGTAAGTGAAAAAGCATTCAATGAAGCTAAAAAAGAGGGAATAATTCCATCTGATGTTTTAGTTAGAAAAAATAATTTAATGGAAAGTACTGTATTTAGATTTGGGAAACAAAATGAAAATATTTATACAAGAAAAAATAAAAAATTAATAGAAAAAATGATCAATAGAGAAGAAATTTCAGAACTTATAACAGGGAATAAATTAAATAGCGCCAACACATATTTTCCAAAAGATTTATTTAAAGCTGAATTGTCAAAGACTGAAAATAATTCTAGCAAAAAATTAGTTTTAAAAGAATTAAAAAATAGTCAGTTAAAAAAAGAAATAAATCTAATGATATTAAATAATATGTTTGATATGGCTAAGATTATAAAGGAAGAGTTTCAACAATATGGAATTAAAGTAAATATTTTACCACATAATCTTGATTCGTATTCTATGAAAATAAAAACAGGTGATTATGATATAGCTCTTTATAATATGGTTTATAAAGATGATTATATTTTGCTTAATATTAGAAATATTTTATTAAACGATTTAAAAAATGTGGATTTATATAATGCTATTGAACCTTTCTTAAAGATAGCCATGGACGAAAAGGATAAGGGAAAAAGAGATCAAATTTTTGATAAGATAGTTCAGCTTCTTTATAAGGAGTTGCTGTACATTCCAATAATTCATGAAAAATTACTAGTTGTAGGTTATAATAAATTAGATAAAATATATGATGTGGAAAAATAA
- a CDS encoding DJ-1/PfpI family protein, protein MKKVYVLLAEGFEILEAMAPIDIMRRAGIKVVTLSINKTLEVNSAQGVMVKADELFKDYKDASGIFLPGGYSGYENLFKSDEAMELTKYYLENNKLVAAICGAPSSLGRRRMIDNRNITLHFGCYDLVKDFCNIIKKPIVLDGNLLTASGSGYSQELGFEILKYLTPDKIDEVKKGMTLK, encoded by the coding sequence ATGAAAAAAGTATATGTTTTATTAGCTGAAGGTTTTGAAATTTTAGAAGCAATGGCTCCTATTGATATTATGAGAAGAGCTGGGATAAAAGTTGTAACTTTATCCATTAACAAAACTCTTGAAGTAAATTCAGCTCAAGGGGTTATGGTTAAAGCTGATGAATTATTTAAAGATTACAAAGATGCTAGTGGTATATTTTTGCCAGGAGGATATTCTGGATATGAAAATCTTTTTAAATCAGATGAAGCTATGGAATTAACTAAATATTATTTAGAGAATAATAAATTAGTAGCTGCAATTTGTGGGGCTCCTTCTTCCTTAGGAAGAAGAAGAATGATTGATAATAGAAATATTACTCTACATTTTGGTTGTTACGATTTAGTAAAAGATTTCTGTAATATAATTAAAAAGCCCATTGTTTTAGATGGTAATTTGCTAACTGCAAGTGGTTCAGGTTATTCTCAAGAACTTGGATTTGAGATTTTAAAATATTTGACACCTGATAAAATAGATGAGGTAAAAAAAGGCATGACACTTAAATAA
- a CDS encoding HD domain-containing phosphohydrolase encodes MKKIILSLMICLFSFSFGENEIKVNIPLKTTDMYLYKNLEIGEYEGVYTHFLEGISNKVIYKVDDSFYNDNSNVSKESSVTVRTFEDENDEDNYYIKTPIRYTVTVLTKKDSFVKTMNDLNNLNIGYVKESQGLKEIETRFRNVKFIENSFKNREKALEALKNGLVEALIIKDWLNYYDDDKFTRVIEKINYKECIAIDKNRKDIYEKIKAQFDNFNNEEIDKIINIERTKYYKYILKDTPNYSIVKNKFKEIKVNLPGDKYMIPFYYSYKKGYKGITIKVLEEIEKVLDVPLAFTKDTGDIKPILIRNKESLKDYTFTKPYYESKVTIANRIRDGFIETISDLDNKKIIIRKDSGIKDYIESRVKNPHIIEVDTYQDGLDKLLSGKGECLAGYFGSVNGIISNNFIEGKVKIAGILNDSLSISVAINKDQPELSQLVRMIVESFDVDKTIYDDSLTKNILVAKNYKLMAKIGIPLLMFIVILIIVLIISEKNRKRAEELGYMLVKTLEMANKLNDEDTGEHTKRLGMYAEVLALDIEKFTKKEIEDIRKYATVHDIGKVTIPANILKKPGKLTEEEFNIVKEHVNSGFEIVKNLKLGKIAENIVRFHHEKWNGMGYPLGLKESEIPLEAALVGIADMYDALRQEKAYKKSLNHEETVKIIKLESGKSFSPEIVKCFIKNNKLFEKIYESNKEAVELAGEFYSAIK; translated from the coding sequence ATGAAGAAAATAATATTAAGTTTAATGATATGTTTATTTAGTTTTTCCTTTGGGGAAAATGAAATAAAAGTAAACATACCTTTAAAAACCACTGATATGTATCTTTATAAAAATCTTGAAATAGGTGAATATGAAGGGGTTTATACTCATTTTCTAGAGGGAATTTCAAATAAGGTTATTTATAAAGTAGATGACAGTTTTTATAACGATAATAGCAATGTGAGTAAAGAAAGTTCAGTGACTGTGAGGACCTTTGAAGATGAAAATGATGAGGACAACTATTATATAAAAACTCCAATTAGGTATACAGTGACAGTTTTAACTAAAAAGGATTCTTTTGTAAAAACAATGAATGATTTGAATAATTTAAATATAGGATACGTGAAAGAAAGTCAAGGTTTAAAGGAAATAGAAACAAGGTTTAGAAACGTAAAATTCATTGAAAATTCTTTTAAAAATAGAGAAAAAGCATTAGAAGCTCTTAAAAATGGTTTGGTAGAAGCTTTGATAATAAAAGATTGGCTTAATTATTATGATGATGATAAGTTTACAAGAGTTATAGAGAAAATTAACTATAAAGAATGTATAGCTATAGATAAAAACAGAAAAGATATTTATGAGAAGATTAAAGCTCAATTTGATAATTTTAATAACGAAGAAATAGATAAAATTATCAATATAGAAAGAACCAAATACTATAAATATATTTTAAAAGATACTCCAAATTATTCAATAGTTAAAAATAAATTTAAAGAGATAAAAGTTAATTTGCCAGGAGATAAATATATGATTCCTTTCTATTATTCTTATAAAAAAGGATACAAGGGAATTACAATAAAGGTTCTTGAAGAAATAGAAAAAGTTTTAGATGTACCTCTTGCATTTACTAAAGACACGGGAGATATAAAACCTATTCTTATTAGAAATAAGGAAAGTTTAAAGGATTATACTTTCACAAAACCTTATTATGAAAGTAAAGTAACTATAGCAAACAGAATTAGAGATGGGTTTATTGAAACTATATCTGATTTGGATAATAAAAAAATAATAATAAGAAAAGATAGTGGAATTAAGGATTATATTGAAAGCAGAGTAAAAAATCCGCATATTATAGAAGTAGATACTTATCAAGATGGATTAGATAAACTTCTTAGTGGAAAAGGGGAATGTTTAGCAGGTTATTTTGGTTCTGTAAATGGAATTATTTCAAATAATTTTATAGAGGGAAAAGTTAAAATAGCTGGGATATTAAATGATAGTCTAAGTATAAGTGTTGCAATTAATAAAGATCAGCCAGAATTGTCCCAGTTAGTTAGAATGATTGTCGAGAGTTTCGATGTTGATAAGACTATTTATGATGATTCATTAACAAAAAATATTTTAGTTGCTAAAAATTATAAATTAATGGCTAAAATAGGAATTCCATTGTTGATGTTTATTGTGATTTTAATAATAGTTTTAATAATTTCAGAAAAAAATAGAAAAAGAGCTGAAGAATTAGGATATATGCTTGTAAAAACATTGGAAATGGCTAATAAGCTAAATGATGAAGATACAGGGGAGCACACTAAGAGGTTAGGAATGTATGCAGAAGTTTTAGCTTTGGACATTGAAAAATTTACAAAAAAAGAGATAGAAGATATAAGAAAGTATGCAACTGTTCATGATATTGGTAAGGTTACTATTCCTGCAAATATTTTAAAAAAACCAGGAAAATTAACAGAAGAAGAATTTAATATAGTTAAAGAACATGTTAACTCTGGATTTGAAATAGTTAAAAATTTAAAATTAGGTAAAATAGCTGAAAATATAGTTAGATTTCATCATGAAAAGTGGAATGGAATGGGTTATCCCCTTGGTCTAAAAGAAAGCGAGATCCCATTGGAAGCAGCATTAGTAGGGATTGCAGATATGTATGATGCATTGAGACAAGAAAAGGCATATAAGAAAAGTTTAAATCATGAAGAAACTGTTAAAATAATAAAATTAGAATCAGGTAAAAGTTTTTCTCCTGAAATAGTAAAGTGTTTTATTAAGAATAATAAATTATTTGAAAAAATTTATGAAAGCAACAAGGAAGCAGTTGAGTTGGCTGGAGAGTTCTATTCTGCTATAAAATGA
- a CDS encoding NADH:flavin oxidoreductase translates to MKNMLSPLKIKNIEVKNRVVLPPLVRFSMIGTDGKVTEKLLNWYEEIARDGIGMIIVEATCVDKNGKLRDNQLGLWDDSFIDGLKKISAIGKKYSVPMLIQIHHAGFKKDFNLVKEEVLDNILDMFVLAFERAKKAGFDGIEIHGAHTYLLSQLNSKLHNTRFDKYGGSFEKRMYFNKTLIQRTKNLFDDNFILGYRMGGNEPSLEDGIKIAKYLEELGIDLLHVSTGIPDDSFRQNVKINDFPEDFPLDWVIYMGIKIRENLNIPVIGVRNIKKETQVSYLIENNLLDLVAVGRAMIFTKRWMHKAILSYKKRNNTNEV, encoded by the coding sequence ATGAAAAATATGTTATCGCCTTTAAAAATAAAAAATATAGAAGTAAAGAATAGAGTTGTTTTGCCACCTTTAGTTAGATTTTCAATGATCGGAACTGACGGGAAAGTTACGGAAAAACTTTTGAATTGGTATGAAGAAATAGCTAGAGATGGAATTGGAATGATTATAGTAGAAGCAACTTGCGTGGATAAAAATGGTAAACTTAGAGATAATCAACTTGGTTTATGGGATGATTCCTTTATTGACGGATTAAAAAAAATATCTGCTATTGGTAAAAAATATAGTGTTCCCATGTTAATACAAATTCATCATGCAGGCTTTAAAAAAGATTTCAATTTAGTTAAAGAAGAAGTGCTAGATAATATTTTAGATATGTTTGTCCTTGCTTTTGAAAGAGCAAAAAAAGCTGGTTTTGATGGAATAGAAATTCATGGAGCTCACACATACCTATTAAGTCAATTAAACTCTAAACTTCACAATACTAGATTTGATAAATACGGTGGAAGTTTTGAAAAAAGAATGTATTTTAACAAAACTTTAATCCAAAGAACAAAAAATTTATTTGATGATAACTTTATATTGGGATATAGAATGGGTGGAAATGAACCTAGTCTTGAAGATGGAATCAAAATAGCAAAATATCTTGAAGAGTTAGGGATTGATCTACTTCATGTTTCCACAGGAATTCCAGATGATAGTTTTAGACAAAATGTTAAAATAAATGACTTCCCTGAAGATTTCCCACTAGATTGGGTAATTTACATGGGAATTAAAATAAGAGAAAATTTAAATATCCCAGTTATAGGTGTTAGAAATATAAAAAAAGAAACACAAGTAAGTTATTTAATAGAAAATAATCTGCTAGATTTAGTTGCTGTGGGAAGAGCTATGATATTTACCAAAAGATGGATGCATAAAGCTATCCTTTCCTATAAAAAAAGAAATAATACAAATGAGGTGTAG
- a CDS encoding ABC-F family ATP-binding cassette domain-containing protein, translated as MISTSNLTMRFPDKKLFEDINIKFTPGNCYGLIGANGAGKSTFVKILSGEMSPTEGDVILDKNKRMAVLSQNHFAFEEIKVLDVVLMGHKKLWSIIEAKNAIYAKEEFTDEDGMKAADLEGEFAELNGWDAEPEAAMLLTGLGVEAKYHESLMKELDESLKVKILLAQAIFGNPDVLLLDEPTNGLDIKAVTWLENFLINLTDTTVIVVSHDRHFLNKVCTHIADIDFGKIKMFVGNYDFWYESSQLMLGLLSNKNKKIEQKRQELQEFIAKFSANASKSKQATSRKKQLEKLQLEDMQVSNRKYPFIEFKPTREPGNNMLKVENISKSINGVKLFENLSFTINNTDKVIFICDNDILKTTLLSILAGEMEPDSGTVTWGVTVTSAYMPKDNSKYFDGIEENLVDWLRPYSTDKHESFIRGFLGRMLFTGEESQKKASVLSGGEKVRCMLSKMMMSGANALLFDNPTDHLDLESITSLNKALSKFTGTVLFSAHDHEFIQTVANRIIEILPDGSVIDKLMDYDDYIQMKIDQEK; from the coding sequence ATGATTTCAACAAGCAATCTTACTATGAGATTTCCAGATAAAAAACTATTTGAAGATATAAATATAAAATTTACACCTGGAAACTGTTATGGACTTATTGGTGCCAATGGTGCTGGTAAATCTACTTTTGTTAAAATATTATCTGGTGAAATGTCACCAACTGAGGGAGACGTTATTTTAGACAAAAATAAAAGAATGGCTGTTCTTTCTCAAAATCACTTTGCTTTTGAAGAAATTAAAGTTTTAGATGTTGTTCTTATGGGACACAAAAAACTTTGGAGTATAATTGAAGCTAAAAATGCAATTTATGCAAAGGAAGAATTTACTGATGAAGATGGTATGAAAGCTGCTGATTTAGAAGGAGAATTTGCAGAATTAAACGGATGGGACGCTGAACCTGAAGCTGCAATGTTACTTACTGGTTTAGGTGTAGAAGCAAAATATCATGAATCTCTAATGAAAGAATTAGATGAAAGTCTAAAGGTTAAAATATTACTTGCTCAAGCTATTTTTGGAAATCCTGATGTTTTATTACTTGATGAGCCTACAAATGGTCTTGATATAAAAGCTGTTACTTGGCTAGAAAATTTTCTTATAAATTTAACAGATACTACTGTAATTGTTGTATCTCATGATAGACATTTCTTAAATAAAGTTTGTACACATATAGCTGATATAGATTTTGGTAAAATAAAAATGTTTGTTGGAAACTATGATTTTTGGTATGAATCTAGTCAATTAATGTTAGGACTTCTTTCTAATAAAAATAAAAAGATAGAACAAAAAAGACAAGAATTACAAGAATTTATTGCTAAATTCAGTGCCAATGCTTCAAAATCAAAACAAGCTACTTCAAGAAAAAAACAACTTGAAAAATTACAACTTGAGGATATGCAAGTTTCTAATAGAAAATATCCATTTATTGAATTTAAACCAACTAGAGAACCTGGAAATAATATGTTGAAAGTTGAAAATATTTCTAAATCGATAAATGGAGTTAAATTATTTGAAAATTTATCATTTACAATAAATAATACTGATAAGGTTATATTTATTTGTGATAATGATATATTAAAAACAACTCTTCTTTCTATCTTAGCAGGAGAAATGGAACCTGATTCAGGTACGGTTACTTGGGGGGTTACAGTTACATCAGCTTATATGCCTAAGGATAATTCCAAATATTTTGATGGTATTGAAGAAAATTTAGTTGATTGGTTAAGACCATATTCAACAGACAAACATGAATCATTTATCAGAGGATTCCTAGGAAGAATGTTATTTACAGGGGAAGAATCTCAAAAGAAAGCTTCAGTTTTATCAGGAGGAGAAAAAGTTAGATGTATGTTATCTAAAATGATGATGTCAGGAGCAAATGCTTTATTATTTGATAATCCAACAGATCATTTGGACCTTGAATCAATTACATCTTTAAATAAAGCTCTTTCTAAATTTACTGGGACTGTTTTATTTTCAGCCCACGACCATGAATTTATTCAAACTGTAGCCAATAGAATTATTGAAATACTACCTGATGGAAGTGTTATTGATAAATTAATGGATTATGACGATTATATTCAAATGAAAATAGATCAAGAAAAATAA